In Halobacterium sp. R2-5, the following are encoded in one genomic region:
- a CDS encoding MBL fold metallo-hydrolase, giving the protein MAPGDVSDVEQCTDIAYVDTGMYDTAEYGSVYVVDADRPAIVDTGIGTNYERVLDALDERGIAREDLEAILVTHVHLDHAGGAGFIAEACPNADVYVHEVGARHLVDPSRLVEGTKEAVGEQWQYYVEPEPVPEDRIVELEDGDTVDLGSRELTAHHAPGHAPHQVVFEDHEDDAVFTADAAGIWIPAQDRVRETSPPPNFALEQCVTDAELIRRLDPDVLLYAHFGPGPEDVDAVLKQYEQVLRDWVEAVKAEVIERGSEEAAIDHLSSTNEVWQVWGDHKARAETAMNVRGVLHYLKTEESH; this is encoded by the coding sequence ATGGCTCCCGGCGACGTCTCCGACGTCGAACAGTGTACCGACATCGCGTACGTCGACACCGGCATGTACGACACCGCCGAGTACGGGTCGGTGTACGTCGTGGACGCCGACCGTCCGGCGATCGTCGACACCGGCATCGGCACGAACTACGAGCGCGTCCTCGACGCCCTCGACGAGCGCGGCATCGCTCGCGAGGACCTCGAAGCGATTCTGGTCACGCACGTCCACCTCGACCACGCGGGCGGCGCCGGCTTCATCGCGGAGGCGTGCCCGAACGCGGACGTCTACGTCCACGAGGTCGGCGCGCGCCACCTCGTCGACCCGTCGCGGCTCGTCGAGGGGACGAAGGAGGCGGTCGGCGAGCAGTGGCAGTACTACGTCGAGCCCGAGCCCGTCCCCGAGGACCGCATCGTGGAACTCGAAGACGGCGACACCGTCGACCTCGGGTCGCGGGAGCTGACCGCCCACCACGCCCCCGGCCACGCACCCCACCAGGTGGTCTTCGAGGACCACGAGGACGACGCCGTCTTCACCGCCGACGCCGCCGGCATCTGGATTCCCGCTCAGGACCGCGTTCGGGAGACGAGCCCGCCGCCGAACTTCGCCCTCGAACAGTGCGTGACGGACGCCGAGCTGATTCGCCGGCTCGACCCCGACGTCCTCCTGTACGCGCACTTTGGCCCCGGCCCCGAGGACGTCGACGCCGTCCTCAAGCAGTACGAGCAGGTGCTCCGGGACTGGGTCGAGGCCGTCAAGGCCGAGGTGATCGAGCGCGGCAGCGAGGAGGCCGCCATCGACCACCTCTCCAGCACGAACGAGGTGTGGCAGGTGTGGGGCGACCACAAGGCCCGCGCGGAAACTGCGATGAACGTTCGTGGAGTTCTCCACTACCTTAAGACAGAGGAGTCCCATTAG
- a CDS encoding long-chain fatty acid--CoA ligase produces the protein MDFREAERDYEDEVTGQTTLPRLFEDAAARHADRPAQGYKGGVYDRTLTPDVLPPAPDGDFADVTYGEMRDVVRNLAAGFRDLGVEAGERVGIFSHTRMEWAQSDFGILAAGAAVTTVYASSSPRQVKHLLGDSEAVGVVVEGETELARVRKVEDDLNLEFVVTMDRVADDDAISLSAVYERGQDAFDRDTYESWVDDCAYDDLASLIYTSGTTGKPKGVALTHENFRENVNQCRKRFGPRPDKAGAGAITAESSVVSFLPLAHVFERLAGHFLMFASGAHVYYAESPDTLREDFSLCEPTSGTSVPRVYEKIFDAVREQATESPVKERIFEWATGVGREYFEADDPGLALQAKHAVADKLVFEQVRDALGGNVEFFISGGGSLSAELCALYHGMGLPILEGYGLTETSPVICVNPPGRPQAGTIGPAVTDTEITVDETVASPEQRERTDGEAGELLVRGPQVFDGYWGLDDATEQAFTEREGREWFRTGDVVEIRNDGYVAFLERAKQILTLSTGKNVAPGPLEDAFAASPLVEQAMVVGDNRKFVSAVIVPNFDGIRKWADGEDVDLPDDKAAVCRDDRVEARIQREVDAVNENFESYEQIKQFRLVPTEFTEDNDLLTPTMKKKRRNILDEFADEIGDIYAE, from the coding sequence ATGGACTTCCGCGAGGCGGAACGCGACTACGAGGACGAGGTCACGGGGCAGACGACGCTCCCGCGACTGTTCGAGGACGCGGCGGCGCGGCACGCGGACCGGCCCGCACAGGGCTACAAGGGCGGCGTCTACGACCGCACGCTCACGCCGGACGTGCTGCCGCCCGCGCCGGACGGCGACTTCGCGGACGTCACGTACGGCGAGATGCGCGACGTCGTCCGGAACCTCGCCGCGGGCTTCCGGGACCTCGGCGTCGAGGCCGGCGAGCGCGTCGGCATCTTCTCGCACACCCGCATGGAGTGGGCGCAGAGCGACTTCGGGATTCTCGCCGCGGGCGCCGCGGTCACCACCGTCTACGCCAGTTCCAGCCCGCGACAAGTGAAACACCTCCTCGGCGACAGCGAGGCCGTCGGCGTCGTCGTCGAGGGCGAGACCGAGCTCGCTCGCGTCCGCAAGGTCGAAGACGACCTCAACCTGGAGTTCGTCGTCACGATGGACCGCGTCGCCGACGACGACGCCATCTCCCTCTCGGCGGTGTACGAGCGCGGGCAGGACGCCTTCGACCGCGACACCTACGAGTCGTGGGTCGACGACTGCGCGTACGACGACCTCGCGAGCCTCATCTACACGTCCGGCACCACCGGGAAGCCCAAGGGCGTCGCGCTCACGCACGAGAACTTCCGGGAGAACGTCAATCAGTGCCGCAAGCGCTTCGGCCCGCGACCCGACAAGGCCGGCGCCGGCGCCATCACCGCCGAGTCCAGCGTGGTGTCGTTCCTCCCGCTCGCGCACGTCTTCGAGCGCCTCGCCGGCCACTTCCTGATGTTCGCGTCGGGCGCGCACGTCTACTACGCGGAGTCCCCGGACACGCTCCGGGAGGACTTCTCGCTGTGCGAGCCCACGTCGGGGACGAGCGTCCCGCGCGTCTACGAGAAGATCTTCGACGCCGTCCGCGAGCAGGCCACCGAGTCCCCCGTCAAGGAGCGCATCTTCGAGTGGGCGACCGGCGTCGGCCGCGAGTACTTCGAGGCCGACGACCCCGGGCTGGCGCTGCAGGCGAAACACGCCGTCGCGGACAAACTCGTCTTCGAGCAGGTGCGGGACGCGCTCGGCGGCAACGTCGAGTTCTTCATCTCCGGCGGCGGGTCGCTCTCCGCCGAGCTCTGCGCGCTCTACCACGGCATGGGCCTCCCGATTCTGGAGGGGTACGGTCTCACGGAGACCAGCCCCGTCATCTGCGTGAACCCGCCCGGGCGCCCGCAGGCCGGCACCATCGGACCGGCCGTCACCGACACCGAGATCACCGTCGACGAGACCGTCGCCAGCCCCGAGCAGCGCGAGCGCACGGACGGCGAGGCCGGCGAACTGCTCGTGCGCGGCCCGCAGGTCTTCGACGGCTACTGGGGGCTCGACGACGCCACCGAGCAGGCGTTCACCGAGCGGGAGGGCCGGGAATGGTTCCGCACCGGGGACGTCGTGGAGATTCGAAACGACGGCTACGTCGCGTTCCTCGAGCGCGCGAAACAGATTCTCACGCTCTCGACCGGGAAGAACGTCGCGCCCGGACCCCTAGAGGACGCGTTCGCCGCGAGCCCGCTGGTCGAGCAGGCGATGGTCGTCGGCGACAACCGGAAGTTCGTCTCCGCGGTCATCGTCCCGAACTTCGACGGCATCCGGAAGTGGGCCGACGGCGAGGACGTCGACCTCCCCGACGACAAGGCCGCCGTCTGCCGGGACGACCGCGTCGAAGCCCGCATCCAGCGCGAGGTCGACGCGGTCAACGAGAACTTCGAGAGCTACGAGCAGATCAAGCAGTTCCGCCTCGTCCCCACGGAGTTCACGGAGGACAACGACCTGCTCACGCCGACGATGAAGAAGAAGCGCCGCAACATCCTCGACGAGTTCGCGGACGAAATCGGCGACATCTACGCCGAGTAG
- a CDS encoding inorganic phosphate transporter: MTTGLLLVGVAAAAFVGFNVGGSSTGVAWGPSVGAGVTEKTTAAALMTGFVLLGGWTVGRNVIETLGSGVVAPSAFTVEASIVVLAFIGLGMAVANGYGVPVSTSMTAVGAIAGLGLATGTLDRAVLGEIVVWWLLAPVAGFWCGAVVGRYLYVHLDRVVEIEQSDGPLVVLDRSGPVPAPALGPGTTPQEFASTALVVAVACYMSFSAGASNVANAVAPLVGGGLLDVGPAVVLAAAAIGLGAFTIARRTMASVGSELTELPLLAATVVTVVAATITTAASWLGVPISLALSTVMTIVGLGWGRASRTATAAELARGDVEADVSVSAVTVDTGDSVPEIGEEGSAELGEAAALFDASTVARFVSFWILGPSLATVLSYLAFLALPVAGTP; the protein is encoded by the coding sequence ATGACCACGGGGCTCCTGCTCGTCGGCGTCGCCGCCGCGGCGTTCGTCGGGTTCAACGTCGGCGGGTCGTCGACGGGGGTCGCGTGGGGGCCGTCGGTCGGGGCGGGCGTCACGGAGAAGACGACCGCGGCGGCGCTGATGACCGGGTTCGTGCTGCTCGGCGGGTGGACTGTCGGCCGGAACGTAATCGAGACGCTGGGCAGCGGCGTCGTCGCGCCGAGCGCGTTCACCGTGGAGGCGAGCATCGTCGTGCTGGCGTTCATCGGACTCGGGATGGCTGTCGCGAACGGCTACGGCGTCCCCGTCTCCACGTCGATGACCGCGGTCGGCGCCATCGCCGGTCTCGGCCTCGCGACCGGCACGCTCGACCGGGCGGTGCTCGGCGAAATCGTCGTCTGGTGGCTGCTCGCGCCCGTCGCGGGGTTCTGGTGTGGCGCGGTCGTCGGCCGCTACCTCTACGTCCACCTCGACCGCGTCGTCGAGATCGAGCAGTCCGACGGCCCACTCGTCGTTCTCGACCGCTCCGGCCCCGTCCCCGCGCCCGCGCTCGGCCCCGGGACGACGCCGCAGGAGTTCGCGAGCACCGCGCTCGTCGTCGCCGTCGCGTGCTACATGTCGTTCTCGGCGGGCGCGAGCAACGTCGCGAACGCGGTCGCGCCGCTGGTCGGCGGCGGCCTCCTCGACGTCGGGCCGGCGGTCGTGCTCGCGGCGGCGGCCATCGGCCTCGGCGCGTTCACCATCGCGCGGCGCACGATGGCGTCCGTCGGCAGCGAGCTTACGGAGCTCCCGCTGCTGGCGGCGACGGTCGTGACGGTGGTCGCGGCGACGATTACGACCGCCGCGTCCTGGCTCGGCGTCCCCATCAGCCTCGCGCTGTCGACGGTGATGACCATCGTCGGCCTCGGCTGGGGGCGGGCGTCGCGGACCGCGACCGCCGCCGAACTCGCGCGCGGCGACGTCGAGGCCGACGTCTCCGTGAGCGCGGTCACGGTCGACACCGGCGACTCGGTGCCCGAAATCGGCGAGGAGGGGTCCGCCGAACTCGGGGAGGCGGCGGCGCTGTTCGACGCGTCGACGGTCGCGCGCTTCGTCTCCTTCTGGATTCTCGGCCCGAGTCTCGCGACCGTCCTCTCGTATCTGGCCTTCCTCGCGCTGCCGGTCGCGGGGACGCCGTGA